A region from the Eleginops maclovinus isolate JMC-PN-2008 ecotype Puerto Natales chromosome 17, JC_Emac_rtc_rv5, whole genome shotgun sequence genome encodes:
- the LOC134879144 gene encoding uncharacterized protein LOC134879144 gives MDGERTCPPLKKRRISEQRFKLEYNAEWPTITRSRLDDFHAYCMLCKTDFSVRHGGRHDVEKHIRTAKHTSYKAAVEATRPIAGFFTVDSDTSVINAEVLAVDFLVEHNIPIAVADHIGPLVKKMFPDSKIAGKYGSGRTKSSAIVGALAKEDASVITEAMRTAPYSLATDGSTDYGDCKLYPLVVKYFDRGLGRVLTVLLSLPECHEASTGQNIFKLIDNELEKRSISWDNCMSFGADNAMVMQGLKAGTAGYINKKNSAVYVLGCPCHLIHLAAEKAAAQLPVSIEELLVDIYFYLDKSSKRKQGLKKFQDLCGVEMRKIVKHVSTRWLSLDKCIARSQNSLGTAARTRPRRAAARTRPRRAAARTRPRRAAARTSPPTVLARTHQPTVAAARTILSLICSAVLPIFDEANTLLQLDKPCIQILHRTLTTQLKNLLNRFVKPQVINAAAKVHQVPFREPSNQKSNETLFIGQNTRDFIRDHPELEELQLAQVFSAVRAFYMKAVEYMVKKFPYDDPVIRNASVADMSARDSADFNSVRYFTGRFPCLKMSAEEMDKLEGQFMTYQTDALPESITSCDRPDTQWHLMSQLKDGNGHLKYPLLCKVMLAILCIFHSNADCERIFSLVTKNRTEFRPSMGMETLSNLITHKQFMVAKGSVCYKQAYSKTTLAKAKSATYDHLK, from the exons ATGGATGGTGAACGTACTTGTCCTCCGCTGAAAAAGCGGCGAATTTCTGAACAGCGCTTCAAGCTAGAATATAACGCAGAATGGCCGACCATCACCCGGTCGAGGCTGGACGACTTCCAcgcttactgtatgttgtgtaagACAGATTTTAGCGTGAGGCATGGGGGCCGACACGACGTTGAAAAGCACATCAGGACTGCTAAACACACGTCATACAAGGCGGCAGTGGAAGCTACAAGGCCCATCGCGGGCTTCTTTACGGTTGACAGTGACACCAGTGTCATAAATGCCGAAGTGCTCGCTGTGGACTTTCTGGTGGAACACAACATCCCGATCGCGGTGGCCGACCACATCGGGCCACTGGTGAAAAAGATGTTTCCGGACTCGAAAATCGCTG GAAAGTATGGGTCTGGTCGCACAAAGAGCAGCGCCATTGTTGGAGCTCTTGCCAAGGAGGATGCGTCTGTGATCACGGAGGCAATGAGGACAGCTCCATACTCCCTAGCCACGGATGGGAGCACTGACTATGGAGACTGTAAGCTGTATCCTCTTGTTGTGAAGTACTTTGATCGAGGACTTGGGCGTGTTCTGACAGTACTCCTATCTTTGCCAGAGTGTCATGAGGCATCTACTGGGCAGAACATATTCAAACTCATTGACAATGAACTTGAGAAACGTAGCATATCCTGGGACAACTGCATGAGTTTTGGGGCAGATAATGCCATGGTGATGCAGGGACTCAAAGCTGGCACGGCAggctacatcaacaaaaaaaacagtgcagtataTGTGCTGGGATGCCCGTGCCATCTAATTCATctagctgcagaaaaagctgctgctcagcttccAGTGTCCattgaagagctgctggtggacataTACTTCTACCTAGACAAATCcagcaagaggaaacagggactgaagaaatttcaggatctgtgtggagtggaaatgagaaagattgttaaacatgtaagtaCGAGGTGGCTCTCTTTAGATAAATGCATCGCCAGGAGTCAGAACAGTCTGGgcacagcagcaaggacaagaccacgcagagcagcagcaaggacaagaccacgcagagcagcagcaaggacaagaccacgcagagcagcagcaaggacaagtccACCCACAGTGTTAGCAAGGACACATCAACCCACAGTAGCGGCAGCAAGGACAATTCTCAGTTTGATTTGCAG TGCGGTCCTGCCGATATTTGATGAGGccaacactctgctgcagctagacaaaccctgcatacaaatactacacaggactttgaccacacagctgaagaatCTCTTGAACCGATTTGTGAAGCCTCAGGTGATCAATGCAGCTGCTAAGGTTCACCAGGTACCATTCAGGGAACCAAGCAACCAGAAGAGCAATGAGACCTTGTTCATTGGGCAAAACACCAGAGACTTCATAAGAGATCACCCTGAgcttgaggagctgcagcttgccCAGGTCTTCAGCGCTGTGCGGGCATTCTACATGAAGGCTGTTGAGTACATGGTGAAGAAGTTTCCCTATGATGACCCAGTGATAAGGAATGCTTCTGTGGCTGACATGTCTGCACGGGACAGCGCAGACTTCAATTCTGTGAGGTACTTCACAGGCAGATTCCCCTGCTTGAAGATGAGTGCTGAGGAGATGGACAAGCTTGAGGGTCAATTCATGACCTACCAAACCGATGCTCTGCCAGAAAGCATCACCAGCTGTgacagaccagacacacagtggcaCCTGATGAGTCAGCTGAAGGATGGAAATGGCCATCTCAAGTACCCTTTACTCTGCAAGGTAATGCTGGCTATCCTCTGCATCTTCCATTCCAATGCAGACTGCGAACGCATCTTCAGTcttgtcacaaaaaacagaacggaGTTCAGACCTAGTATGGGAATGGAGACCCTGAGTAACCTCATTACCCACAAACAATTCATGGTGGCAAAGGGGTCTGTCTGCTACAAGCAGGCGTACTCCAAGACAACTCTTGCCAAGGCCAAGTCAGCAACCTATGACCATCTAAAGTGA